Proteins encoded together in one Candidatus Palauibacter scopulicola window:
- a CDS encoding COX15/CtaA family protein, translating into MPSPPLHSGSRRHARIIAAWLLVGCALVAATLVVGGVTRLTGSGLSMVDWEPVGGVVPPLSAEGWEREFAAYRDSPEYRLVNRGMSLAEFKRIFWFEYAHRLLGRVIGLVFIIPFVVFLLRRMIPRPLIPRLLLLFALGGAQGLLGWWMVRSGLVDIPRVSPYRLTAHLALAVLVYALTLWTALSLLRSGAGNGASEAARSAGPRRGAALVLGLAALTLLSGGFVAGLDAGLVYNTFPRMGDGWIPPDLFGANPWWLSPFEDRTTAQFSHRILAIVLLAGVTTLWWACARRVAGAARMWAHAGFAAAWVQAALGVATLLLFVPVSLAALHQANALVLFTALLGLTFELRR; encoded by the coding sequence ATGCCATCGCCTCCTCTCCACAGCGGATCGCGGCGCCACGCGCGGATCATCGCGGCCTGGCTCCTCGTCGGCTGCGCGCTCGTCGCGGCGACCCTCGTCGTCGGCGGCGTGACCCGCCTGACCGGATCGGGTCTCTCCATGGTCGACTGGGAGCCGGTGGGCGGCGTCGTTCCTCCGCTGAGCGCCGAGGGCTGGGAGCGCGAGTTCGCCGCCTACCGCGACTCTCCGGAGTACCGGCTCGTGAACCGGGGGATGTCGCTGGCCGAGTTCAAGCGCATCTTCTGGTTCGAGTACGCGCACCGGCTGCTGGGACGCGTGATCGGCCTCGTCTTCATCATCCCCTTCGTGGTTTTCCTCCTGCGGCGGATGATTCCCCGGCCCCTCATTCCCCGCCTCCTGCTCCTGTTCGCACTGGGCGGTGCGCAGGGGCTCCTCGGCTGGTGGATGGTGCGGAGCGGACTCGTCGACATCCCCCGCGTGAGTCCCTACCGGCTGACCGCGCACCTCGCGCTCGCCGTCCTCGTCTACGCGCTCACCCTGTGGACCGCGCTCTCGCTCCTGCGCTCCGGGGCGGGGAACGGCGCCTCGGAGGCCGCGCGGAGCGCCGGTCCTCGACGCGGGGCCGCCCTCGTGCTCGGCCTCGCCGCGCTCACCCTGCTCTCGGGCGGCTTCGTGGCGGGCCTGGACGCGGGACTCGTCTACAACACGTTCCCAAGGATGGGGGACGGCTGGATCCCCCCTGACCTCTTCGGGGCGAACCCCTGGTGGCTGAGCCCCTTCGAGGACCGGACGACGGCGCAGTTCAGCCACCGCATCCTCGCGATTGTCTTGCTCGCGGGCGTCACGACGCTCTGGTGGGCCTGCGCGCGCCGCGTCGCGGGGGCGGCGAGAATGTGGGCGCACGCGGGCTTCGCGGCGGCGTGGGTGCAGGCGGCGCTGGGGGTCGCAACGCTACTGCTCTTCGTCCCCGTCTCCCTGGCGGCGCTCCACCAGGCGAACGCGCTCGTCCTCTTCACCGCGCTCCTGGGCCTCACCTTCGAACTCCGGCGCTAA